The genome window GTGTTGTCCCAGCGGCTCGACCTTTACAATCTGGCTCTAAAACCTCTGCAGCTGCACCATCGCGGCACCTGGGATCCTGATGAAGAATACTGGGGCGAGCCCGACGAGCCAATCCCGCACTGGGCCAGGCCAATTATTGCACGCGGCCCAAGGCCATTATTTGAGATGGAACAGATAATCCCCGGCTGTGACCTGGATGATCCATTTGACGACCCCATCATCCAGTCCAACGACTTGAAGGCGGCTGGCGACCTGGATGGAGCCCGCAGCCTGTTGATGGGTCTTCTGAGTGCAGACCTGCGCTGCCTCGATGCTCATGCACACCTCGGCAATCTGGTTCTTGACTACAGACCGGAAGTTGCAAAGCGCCATTATGAAATTGGCAGGCGTATCGGTGAGCTTTCCCTGGGGCAGGACTTCGACGGAGTTCTTGCCTGGGGGCTCATCGATAACCGGCCTTACCTGCGGTGTCTTCACGGTTATGGACTTTGCCTCTGGCGCCTCGGACAGTTCCAGGAAGCCGAAAAAGTATTCGAGAGGCTGTTGTGGCTCAGCCCGAGCGACAACCTTGGTGCGCGGTTCCTTCTTGAATTTGTGAGAAGCAAGAAGTCCTGGGAAAATTATGATGATGACGGCTGAGGAGCGGCACCTGGTATCCAGTATAGGTCAGGATGGAGACGGTTCCATGCTCCCAGCAGCAGAATGCCTCGGAGCATAAACCTGAAAGTTGACCTGGCCCCAGAGCCATTCATTAGTAATCGACACCAAGCGTCATGCTATTGATCGCTGCGGAGGCAATCCAAAAGATTGCCTCAGCTTTCAAAAATCAATGCCTCGGCAACAATCTGGCAACCGAAAGCTTCAGCCTGCGCTGCCCATCTTTCTAGATCGACTCTGGAATAAAATGCGCAGGTACCTGTCTCGGTCATATAGCGAGTCCACACTCCTGGGCTTATCAAGTTGGCTGGTATGAAAATCGAACTGAGCCAAATCTTCGGCCGCAAGATAGATTTGAGAACAGCAGAGGACCTGAGCAAATATTTCAGACAGGAAGTCCTCCAAACGGCTGAGGTACAGTATGCGGAGGGATGATCAGATACGCTTGCGCCACATGCGGCATGCCTGCAGAGAGGCTCTAGGCTCTTGACTTCGCTCGAAATGAAACGAGAGAATCCTTGAGCAAGGACCGAAAGCTGGAATTTGCTCTGGTCAAGGCGATCAAAATAGTCGGCGAGGCAGCATCAAGAGTATCAGAAAAATGCCGTGAAGATTTTCCCCAATCCCATGGATCAACATCATCGGGATGAGAAACCGTCTCATTCATGCGTATTTTGACATCAATCTAGATATCCTTTGGAAAACCATAACCGAGGATCTGCCGCCTCTTATTGCAGAGCCTGAGAAAATCCTGCCGCTGGAATAGTCGTCTCCCGAATTTATCGCCCGCATCTATAATCCACAGCTTTTGCTTTACTCTAGCTTTCTCAGTGTTCCATCGAAGCGAGCACAAGAGAAAAGGAAGAAAGCCTTTGCCAGCAGGTCGATGCCGGGCTGTTCTGAAAATTAGGGAGATAAAGGAAGCGGCAGCCCACAGTTTAATAAATCTCTCGCCGGTGTCGCTCCTGCTGCTTTCTTTTCAAAACCGGAACTTTTTAACCTCAAGAATGCAGCTCTAAGACCGAAATCAGCCCAATTTTGAAGCCCTTATATTGACATTTCAATTATTTGTCTTGGTCGACCTCACTCAAAAGCTCTTGCCATTTCGCGGGCTCGCCGAAAAGGGCTTTTTTTGCCCCCAAAAAGAGCGTTATAGACCCAGATTGGACGTATTTTCGACAAGTTGTACAGTCCTGCAACCACTTGACTTGGCCCGACCAGGCGCAAATTGCTGTTGACAGGGTCACAATCATTCGCAAGAATAATCTTTGAACACAATACAAGAATAGCAGGTCGAAAGGGACACGCAAACAGATTAGTGATAAGGAAGAATATCATGGAATTTTACCAGAACAACCGCCCAGGCCGTTCAAAGCAGGCTATGGTATCTTGCTTTCTTGCCGCTCTTTTTCTATTGTGCAGCACACTGTTTGTAAAGCTCGTAGCAGGAGCCAAACTTTTTGTCAGCCCCGGGGCAAGCGGAAGCACCTGTACTAGAGCAGATCCGTGCGCTCTGCAAGATGCTCTTGATCTTGCAGAAAACAACAGTGCGGCCGACACGATTTATCTGGCTCCGGGAACTTATGCCGGGAACTTCGAATACAGGCCTCCTGACTCAGAATCCTATTCTCTGGAAATCACCGGGGTGTCAGGTACAACCGCTGAGGACGTTATTCTCGATGGACAAAACAAAGGAAGGGTACTGGGACTTTTTTATTATCCTTACTATTCAGTGCCAGCATTCGATGTATGCATAAAAGGCATCACTATTGAAAACGGAGACAGCACACTCGAGTCGCATAGAAATGGCGGAGGAATTAGTATCGGCGTCTTTGATGCCAATGTTTTTATTACCAGCTGCATCATCAAAAATAATACTGCTGAAGAGGAAGGCGGTGGCATCTGGGTAAACCCAACACGAGCCTTCTATCTGGAAAATAATCTAGTAGTCGACAACATCGTAAATGAGAGTTTCGCCCATATCAGCCGAGGTGCCGGAGCCTTTTTGATGATACCAGGAGGCTTCAATAACGTGATTAGAAACAATGTGTTTGCAAGAAACACGGCCCTGGGATCATCTTCTGAGGGAGGAGGACTCTTTATGGGGTGGTCAGGCACCTGTACCCAACATGTTTTTGGAAACACTATCTATAACAATCACGCTTACGATGGCGGAGGTATCTATTTTTATAACGCCTCCACAGCCAATGTCTACAACAACAATTATTCCACAATGCATGGCACCTGGACCGAGTCGGGAAACAACCAGGATATCGATCCAAAGCTCAGAGATCCCGAAAGCAACGACTTTCATTTACAGATGAACTCTCCCATGATTGATGCTGGAACAGACACTGTTCCTGATCCGCCGGGACTGCCAGCTACTGATTTCGAAGGGAATACCAGAGCATTCGGCGCTGCCCCCGACATCGGGGCTGACGAACGCCTGTGCGTACTGGCACCTTCTTTAGACTTGCTTTTGCTCGGCAAC of Deltaproteobacteria bacterium contains these proteins:
- a CDS encoding cytoplasmic protein; translation: MTRQPNNRHGTSRSVDALIDEILVDTCGEDEELWAFHQVFADEVRLPADAFVIGEPVSVVKIDYDGNTRLGLTARCRKQDGSSYVVALVDVVFPEAASGFLYVSAYRRWVGLPPLAGPGEQKPGQQRRHKAADEDIDLSGPVELVVLSVKKKAARCRLPGTERQITLRSSDIADIVPGETITVQPRKRWRFAGHPYLSGKVLSQRLDLYNLALKPLQLHHRGTWDPDEEYWGEPDEPIPHWARPIIARGPRPLFEMEQIIPGCDLDDPFDDPIIQSNDLKAAGDLDGARSLLMGLLSADLRCLDAHAHLGNLVLDYRPEVAKRHYEIGRRIGELSLGQDFDGVLAWGLIDNRPYLRCLHGYGLCLWRLGQFQEAEKVFERLLWLSPSDNLGARFLLEFVRSKKSWENYDDDG